tttactagtttagggaggcgtcaaagaatagctgattttcagtcggaatgaacgttttcaaaattaaaattatgaatgaaagttagcttttccatatcaaattagtattctgtttaaataaaaacatttttgtttgcaggtggggaaaaagtatcatacgaaaattgtttatgaagacaattttgtattataaagaaaaaaatcaggtagagattacactaacgattttgggacccaaattatggctctaacttgaagtcgccaccagacgtcgacgtcatcgcgaattaccaatttaccatcatctgacatatcgtgatgccGATGATGAACTTTggcagcagagggatagtgagataggcggtgacggtaggtagagtgagatagctataatcgtgtcatacacctgtACTTTTGCCTTCTTCACACCGTTTCTCCCtcaacatgactcaatagtCAATCAGGCGTTTAGTCGCTTTctccctctacgactcgactatctcatttcattcttccccgtcaaaagGACCTCATAGCATTTTGAAGtctcaaaatgaattcgtttctctctctcatgtatcacgtatgcatatTCCTTGGAAAAATTGGTATATATGACGatctttttggtaaatattaccaatgattagtcAATTTTAGCAATACgaattattcgtacatattaccCAATAACATTGGTAAACAAGTGTCAAACCGACAAGTTTAACATATATTTAAACATGTTATGTTAACCCAACCTGTATATGTATGTTTTGTTATTGATTTATTTAGTAAATATTGAACTATTGTATGCAGTTTTagtcatttattgaactatctaacAAGTGACCCGACGtctgatcctgcatcgattgAGTCTGATTCGCGGCTACAAGTTAGGAAAAATACACTATGATCACTACAAACAGCAACGATAGACGATAAACAATTCTCACCATTATTCTCTCCTAGAACCAGCGTGTAAATACTTATCATCCGAACAAATTCGGGAAATACCTCGAAGCTGACAAAACCCAGGCGGCATTAAGTGCCCCGTTGCAACATTGAGTTGGAGCGCAGCGTCAGTGGAAACGGAACTATCGTCTTGACGATTCCGGAAACATCCAATTGATCGAACCACCGATTACAATCGTTGGCAAATCGTTTATGAAGTTGTCCCTGACCTAATCTGACAGCATAGCGGAAGATTTAGGTGTCAGCGGGGCTCCTTTTAGTGCCTCGAAGTACCCAGATTCCTCATTATTAAAGTAATGTCTTCGCATTCTCCCGCAGCAGACGGCACGGTTCATTGTTTGACTGTCCAATATGCATCAATGTTGATtgaagaacataaattgaattgattttcaaggacGTCACTCACCTGTCCTGAATCTGGGTTAATTCTGGTAGAAAAATAGTTCGCTCAACTCAATTATCGGCTCGGCAATTGGGTTAATAATGttatgtttacattttcttcacGGTTGTCAGTAATGACAATCGTCAAAGTTACCGATACCATATAGTAAAATGTACCAATCGTTGGTGGGGATGTGTATTGCAGCAGACATTAATTTTACATACAGTTGGTaattttacagaaaatatgtataaTCAATCcctttgttatttttgagtttttcggggttaaaatataaaaaattaaatgtgactcatattcatcgtaaaatcgatccattttactctcatgtagtgataagaaacACATTAAATTGATCacatttttacttcatgtttaaaatacaaacatAAATCTCCAATTAAGACGTGACAaaagtttttctcaaaaaagaaaattgaaaccagttcagaaatgttaacaaaaatccatcccctagtatttggtatggccccCCTTTGGCATCCAGCACTTCCTGTAAGCGCCGAGCcgagatttctggtcactgtagacggaagtgcttctcagatcttcgtaatcgtcgttttgagttccgcttcgTTCACTGGATTTTGATGGATAGGTGGTTCTTGATTTCTTATCATATATACTCAATAGTGTTTAAGTCTGGTAATTTCAGAGGTGTTTTTGATTGGGACAACATAGAGCAGGCATATCCGCATCATGAAGTCAGTTTGCTCCGGGTCAATATTCTGTTGAAAATAGTAATCACGAGGTAGACCCAATTTCTGAACGGGATGCTGCAagttacgtttcaggaagatcaattaagccatcttgtccattgcagaatcgataaactccatggttccagttccagaagctACCAATGTATCATACATCAACTGACTACCGCCGCCAtgttttactgtgggaaccaaatgTTGAACCTGGAGACCCGATCCTAGTTTCTTCCACACGATCTGTCTTCCAgccgattcaaagagattggttttcggatcatccgtataaaagaccctgttccagaactccttaggtctgtttatATATGTCTTAGgaaactgtagtcgttttttcatattcacctttgagatgaaatacttttcacggccaacacgacCTCTTGTTCCTGTATGTTGCTCTCTGAACAGTGTCTGCGcagacaggtcttccaatgatgccggccacttcggtagtcaattcaGGAATGTTTGTTTTGCGATTCTTTCGTAATGTTCAAACAATTACACGTTCATCATCACAAGATAGGGTCCGTTTGCGTTCTCTACCGGGAGATTTTCTTTACTGTAGAATGGGTTCTTCCGACAGCACctgctatttcctgcaatgtctttccacgacaattcatacttattatcattgtacgtgtaacaatatctatttctttcctaTTACTTGCCGttttgataaaaactttttcaaacatctacaaaaaacaaaaccaacactgcccaagcagtgGTTTGGTGTTGGCGTCACAAACTggcgaaaaaaaaacgttaGTTCACAAAGATCGTACAAAAAAGGttaatttgttcggagaaatttaaagtcactcaattttgcgatgcttagaatagaaattattttcaatttttgggaaaatataattagcaaaaaacttttcgaaaattttcttgCGCGCATAGTTAGTTTACACtaactgacagtataacatatgataataaaggtaaataatataagaatataagcacataagcattccctttcaAACAGAAATACtttccactacgataagaaacgatggtccTCATACGTTTAAAAATATCCATCCAATCGCTATacaaccgtggcactcaacatGTTAAATGTGTGTTGTATTAATACGCATCAAATGaagaaatgtattcaaaatattttgtacCAAATAATTGGagagtatcgtcaagtagcatgtgTATACCCAATTTAGGGATTGAATGTACATAGTACTGGATAAACAATAGTGCTCAACGTCGAATTTTCAGTAAAATTTGCGATAATTATCCTCAATAAACTGAACACCTTTTTGGTAAAAAGGCGACATTTTTAGGGAACTATCGTTTTACGATATTAAATACGTTTAGAATTATGAATGGACAATTCTAGTTCAATCCTTATATACTCGCGTatacggtctgacagaccgagacgagattaaatgactattaaaactgaatgaagttaaaagaaaaaatattttctggaattttttattcaaagcctaaaaatacaaaatagcaATACAACATCGAtgcgcacagtctgtgagttcacgagttatgatttttcgcgcgtgtacaggagggttaaactgTATATTCTGTGAGGACTGTAATACTAACATATCAATGTACTGGAagaaaggtaatgaagatggtagattttcaagcgacatagcatgcgctgccataactactTCGCAAATAGTGaagtcagtcgttgtgtttatcttttattccccccccccccatccatgtgaaaatgctattttcaggaaataattaatcaattatttttagAGTTCCCGccgaatatgaggctaatgtgatagtgtgtagtgaatatttgtgaaatcacgtcgaaaaagacggatgaaagtgatatttccatgtgccattttcacatCCCCACGTCATcctcatagaaacaaacgaagtttcattatttcaacgttatgaagttgatgtttcgaaggcccTCAGTCCCGGTGTATATGTTGTGAGAAAATAATCgacaattattcaaaatttcaccgaaaatgttacttcaTACTttttggacctttttaccacataaataatcgaaataagccacaatacagttgtcatctgttaaaaaataaacagttgaacgatttcatgagaattttggctcaaattatcatgcaaccgtgagtactttgaacattgttttgtttcttccatatacattccatattgaatgcaaataagtACGACacaatattttgcttgccaatataGATATACTTCACCGGCCACTGATCCCACCCTCTTCGATTTCTTATATCTTGTACATAAGTGGGCCCTATctaaaataacaattttcattatcatatgaccaattttaattaaGACTGATTTTTAATGAGGACGTATGCAGAAGCTttgaacttaaaaaaaaaatataagaggttgtgtccaagacacgacactgtggacgtagaactactcTATTATTTTGTTCCAGtcctccgctttgcgctcttctcaacggAAGCCCTTTTTctacaggggttagacatcaattgaatataggctacccaaagtcaaaatcaatatggcgtcatttgtttaccaacataccatttgcgaggattgaaatcgtaactgcataagcgattttcatatttcggtttcacatggaggtgttcagatTCAACAtgaagtttaaagttagccactatttgactatataaccggaccgtgttgtaaacaacagtaattgtcagaaccaaaatgtcagtaaaccgcagcaatattgggtacattggcaatatgagggatttgacgttttagtcatacccctgtttttctattaatatttccgatctcgattagcttagctgtcatccttggtggagagttttgctactgtcatgtgaaaccaaatcacacacaaaattcctgaacaattattttcttggtgagccgatgagagcctagtttgatgattccccacactattgtgtagttcagaatcataattttttggtgtcagtttgatgtaatgattgcaatgccagagccATCAACGAGAaagtccacagctcaatccgaaacgaagacatgtgatgacgctaaaaaaggaagaacaagcgatgttcattgctttgtatcttgaacgatactgaaagtttgcctcaacgggatccaatatttatgctctaggcaaatattccctttcgtttttcttcttcttcttcttcttctttttcttttttgttcacgaagtctttaaatcattccccttcgttggtcaccgataagttgctcgttattgacggcatgtatgggaaaatggattcatcaatttaaaccatttacacaccaggggattgtaatatatagcataaaaaacaaatcttagggattcgattcgtttggtatgtatatcatcaaaattcgttcgcggcgaaaatagttattaacgttaactttatttcataaaaacgtgaccagttttctgatttggcacctttcatgaaagacgtagttctacgtcaaaaaaacgtaACTCGAACTTAAGATGTTAGTATAGAATGTAATGTACCGCAAAGTTGTTGAAAACCATTGAATTATtcacaaaaaataatattttaaattcatTGTTGAAGACTATTACACCGCACTATATGTCAAAAGTTGTTGAGCTGAAGGTGTTTTCTAatataaatctatataaataaaaatgatttggatgGCCCCGTCAGGAtaacgccatatgtgccttaataagtatatattttggaaaaaaatgatttggtatCCGTTCCTTTACGTTCGATTTACGGaaaaaggaacagtatttttgaaccaggaattttggtggagactcgtgcatggtttgggcgggattctgtgcaaccgcaACGCTCAAGAtaactttcacatcattcaaggattacacacatgttttggaattctctctcctaccatttattttactgtttactgtttatatttattcatttgccAACAGATACAATAGTTATCCCAATGACATGAAAATTACGACACTACACATATGATTTAAAAACTCTGCGGAAACAACTCTTATTTCTACAacgtgaaacattaaagtcaaaCACATCGTAGTATCTGTTGAAGACACGGCACATCCTTCGCATGGGCTCGTTAAATCCATAATTTGTTCGCGAGGGATGGACGCATAAGAAAACATGAGAGCGTAAATTACGGCGGCGGATGTTTATGTTAAGACAGCTTAACAGCGAAGTACAGTCGATGTTACCTTGAAGCAGGTCACCAATGAAGCATGCCATCGTGATGTTACGTCTCGCCTCAAGTGATTCCAAGTGTATTAACATGCAACGACTTTTGTAGCTGGGCAAGTTGTGGACGTCATTCCAAGGAAGATGCCTCAGAGCGAAACGGATATACTTTCGTTGGATTGCTTCGATGCGGTTCACCTCGTTTTGGTAGTATGGGCACCACACTACAGCCAAATATTCCAGTATTGGTCGAACCAAAGAATAGTACAAAGCCTTAAGGCAATATATATCCTTGAATTCTTTGGCGAAGCGGAACATGAACCCGAGTTGAGATGAAGCTTTCGACACCACGTAGGCGACGTGGTCCTTGAATGTAAGCTTGGAATCAAgtagtaatccaagatccttgACCGTCGATTCCCGTTTCAAGCTTATCCCCAATAGAACATAGTTGTGTTGAATCAATGCACGTTGTCTAccgaatgaaattatagagcatTTCGATGCATTGAGTGATATGCGGTTTAGTTGGCACCACTCGGCGAAAGCTTCTAATTGCAGCTGTAGAAAAACAGCATCGCTTGGTTTCCGTATCACGAGATACAACTTGAGGTCGTCGGCGTACGACGACTTGCGGCATTTAAGAATGTAGTTGACGTCATTCATATACAGAAACAGATACAGAAACAGGAATGGCCCTAGATGGCTGCCTTGAGGAACGCCAGATGTCACGGGGAAGGAAGGAGCAACATAGTCCGCAATTTTGACAGACATGCTTCGACCAGTCAAATAAGAAGAAAGCCAAGCAAGCAGGTCGTTCTGAACACCTAACCTGTCATACTTAGCCAAAGCAATGTCGTGATTCATTTTATCGAATGCTGCAGAGAGGTCTGTATATATAGCATCTACTTGATGGCCTTGCTCAATTTCACGGATGATGTAGGAAGTGAACTGTACTAAATTGGTAGTCGTTGAGCGCTTGGACATGAAACCATGCTGGTCCACCGAAATGCAGTGAGCGAAGTTTTGAACCAATTCTTCGAGAATAATTAGCTCGAGAAGTTTCGACGTAGCACTTAAAGCGgctattccacgatagttcgaTACAGTCTTTTTGCAACCCTTTTTGTGATTCGGAAAAACGTAAGATTCCTTCCAGCAGGATGGGCCCATAAGAGATATAATACAGTCGAGCGACAAGTGCTTTTCGATAAGAGTATTGTCGTTTACACGATCCGGAGGAATATACACCACACAGATGAAGAGCGTTGAGTCGCCCGCTTCGATCGACACCCACAATTGCTCAACCGTCAGGCTTTCGGGAGGGGATAGTAACCGCGACTTATAGCGAGAACGAATAGCCAACAACACTCCGCCACCAGACCTTTTGTTGCTGTTGGAGGGTGATCGATCTTGTCGGAAAACGGCGTAATTACTATCGAAGAGCTGGCTTGAAATAGTGTTGTCATTGAGCCATGTTTCAGTAAACGCGTAGATGTCATAGCATCCGTCTCTGCAAGCAGTCGCGTACTTCGCTAACGAGGTGTTAATTCCGCCAAGGTTTtggtaataaagggtgtgtcacatcaaattgcatcacggaaaaaacgctgtagaaattcgcccagtagaccgatccttttgaaaattttagacagtaaaataaaaactattaaacaacttttggcattttctttttattcatacttcgagcccaagcccgtatgctcgcaccttcctctttaccccgtccataaggttctgtacaacgtcaggttgtagttttttttttaacagaaatcccttttctcttgaagtccgcctccgatttgacaacttttgggttcttccggagggcctgcttcataatcgcctaatatttctctattgggcgaagctccggcgcgttgagcggcttcatttcctttggcacgaaggtgaccccgttggcttcgtaccactccaacacgtcctttgaatagtggcacgaagcgagatccggccagaagatggtcgggccctcgtgctgcttcaataatggtagtaagcgcttctgtaggcactccttaaggtaaaccggcccgtttaccgtgccggtcatcacgaagggggcgctccgctttccgcaagagcagatcgcttgccacaccatgtactttttggcaaacttggatagtttctgcttgcgaatctcctccggaacgctgaatttgtcctctgcggagaagaacaacaggcccggcagttgacgaaagtccgctttgacgtaggtttcgtcgtccattaccaggcaatgcggcttcgtcagcatttcggtgtacagcttccgggctcgcgtcttccccaccatgttttgcctttcgtcgcggttaggagccttctgaaccttgtatgtacgcaggccctcccgctgcttggtccgctggacgaatgaacttgacaaattcagcttattggcgacatcccggaccgaacttctcggatcacgtctaaactgcttaactacgcgcttgtgatctttttcactgacggagcatccatttttgccgttcttcaccttccggtcgatggttaggttctcgaagtatcgttttagtactctgctgaccgtggattggacgattcccagcatcttaccgatgtcccgatgtgacaactccggattctcgaaattagtgaacaggattaattcacgacgctctttttcgttcgacgacatttttccaaatttgcgaaaaattgtcagtgaagcatggccaacgtgatctatacactgttatctgattataagcgaaagctgaagatagaattcctaaaaattaaatttctacagcgttttttccgtgatgcaatttgatgtgacacaccctttacaggaGGACAGTTGAACCGTTGGCATCAGCGACGTTGGGAATAGAGATTCCGCCAATGACCTGTGGTATTCCGCTGCAATTCGACGAAGCATCAAGAGAAGGAGCGTCGTGAATAATAAGATACTTGCCTGTCAACACAGGCTGGAAAACCCTTTCACCAACCTCGACCGTAGGGCCAGGACGACTTCGACTGCAGGAACCAGCAAATCGCTCGACTGGGTCGGGTGGATCCAGGGCTTCCGAAGCACAGTACACATTGCGTCCTGGTGTATCCACAACCGCTTGCAGTGAGTTAGAATAACTGGGTTCAGCTTGGGAGGTTGAGGATCTTATGTCGTCAGAAGGGCGTTGACTGATTTCGAAAGCAACACGGCAAACCGATGGTCTATAGCTTAACGTGGAGCTGCAATTTTGAAAAGCATGAGGGGCAGAACAGTCACCAATACATGCGTACTTGCCTTGAAGTGCCGGCTGGGAGACCCCTTCCGAGCCTCCGTAAACAGGTCCAGGACGACTGAGACGGCAGCATGTATGGTATTGATactttgacgatgttgatggcacGACTGTTACGGGGTTAGAAGGGGTTCCCAAAGTGCTTTTTAGCATGCGCCCTGGTGAAAATGATGCCGATGTTTCTAAGCAGCCATGTCTAAGGGCTCCGTTATGACAGATGGATTCGGTGGTTTCTTGTTCGAGTGTGCCGATGAAGATAGCCTGACAACTTGCACCCCgttttttgatcgattctcctcgaattcacgaaaacgaACGTTCACTGGCATTTttacgtggatatcgtcacattccagcaaaacaatgctactattgaTACCAGCAAGCAAACTAAGCAATGAATTAAGgaacaaaaacttaattttttggactggccggctcgctctccagacttgaatcctgttgataaTCTTAGGGGGGGGGAACTATGTACGCTGAATctgcactgagggaaaacggtgcaccacgattgaagagttcAAGGTcgtaatttcggaaaaatggaaaatatcgagaaatccgttcagcagaatttggtaaatagcattccaacacgaattttcaaggtttttagttgaaatggcaaggttaccaattattgacatgtaaatcagccgatcgttttgtatttttcattgataatacttataaattttgaagtggtcttatagaaactggacagctgaaattatcacatttaatcacaataaataaacaaacaactcgaAACCCGAAACAACCCCatatcaccccacacaacatgcaaaaattaatatGCAAATAATTTCTTTTATTGTTATTAAACtcacagtttcgctgcattaaATTGTTCATACTGCTGGAAGTGCTATGAGCGTTGATAATCGTGGAAAAAGTGTTGACAATTCTAAACGTGATTAATAAAGGCCAATCGAATGTTATCTTTATATCTCTTTCTATTACATCACACAAACAAATTTGTTACAAGGCCGGATGCCTCCATAGCTGTCATCTATAATGGCTGTGGTTAGGGTTGACAATTTACTGTAATGTCTTTTCTCTATTGTTTATAATctaccttttttttcattgatttgctGATCATATTCTAGAAATAAACTATGATTTACGATTCTAATTTTTCATTTGTCACCTCTGCCGGCCTAACACGTGTTCGGTTTTGAACATATAAAATTCGAAGCTCCAACAATTGGTAGTCACAAATTCAAGTGACAGTTTAAACAGTTGAAGCTTTAAGCGACACCATGAAGAATCTCGTCGTTATAGCGCTGGCCCTTTTATGTGCCTTTTCGCTGATGGTAAGTCAAAACGAGCAGCGATGAATTTTGTCGTAGAATAAACCCATTGCTTGCAGGAATTTTGTCAAGGTCATGACGACGACGAGAACGGCCACAGCGAAAGGCCCGAGCATCATTTCGAAAAAGGCGGACCGCTTTTAGCGGGCAATCCGCGTGTCCGACGAGCTGCTGCTCCTGATCAACCCAAGGGTTCTGGACAGGCCGGCGGTAGAGGTAATGGTGGACAAGGCCCGCCTCCAGGGCAGGGCCAGGGACAAGGACAAGGACAGAGACAGGGGCAGCAAGAGCAAAATGGTGGACAACGTAACTAGGAATATAGTATCACCTGTATGAAACCGTTGAGCGGTAATTAACATTTAGCAGCTTTTGTAGATTTCTATGCAATAAACTTTGTGTGACAACATTTGGTTTTCCCTGTAGATACAGTCAGTGTAGTTTGGAAAAATCACAACACCGATAGCAAATCCGGTATGAAGAAAGGTGAGTGGGATTTGTGTCACAAATTCGTGCGGTATCAAAAAGAATATAAAGTGAGGAACTTTCGGCTTTCATGAATTCCAGTCGATTCGTACTCACGCAGAATAGTGTGCGCAAAAATAACCTAAAACGGTTTGTGGCCGGTAAacagtaaacaaaacacaagtcTCACAAAAAGTGGTGACGCTTTTCGTCAGCTTCGAACTGCAAGTGTAAATATTAGC
The Toxorhynchites rutilus septentrionalis strain SRP chromosome 2, ASM2978413v1, whole genome shotgun sequence genome window above contains:
- the LOC129771411 gene encoding uncharacterized protein LOC129771411, which encodes MKNLVVIALALLCAFSLMEFCQGHDDDENGHSERPEHHFEKGGPLLAGNPRVRRAAAPDQPKGSGQAGGRGNGGQGPPPGQGQGQGQGQRQGQQEQNGGQRN